TGGTCAATGCTCGCCACCACGGGGTACTGCTTGGCGGCGGCCACCCGGGCGTGGGTCTCATCCCAGGCCTTCTGGTCGTACTTGACATAGTTGTCGCTGGTGGTGCCGCAGGTCATCGACCGCAGGGCGGACAGGTCGCCGCGCTGGATGGCCGAGTCGAAGTTCTGGATGGTCTCGCGGACGTCGTCCTCCTGGGAGGCGGCCGACGACGACTTGCGGGTCAGCAGGACGGTGCCGAGCACCGCGATCGCCACCAGTGCCGCGATCACCAGCACGACCGCGACCACCCACCCCCAGCTCCGGCGGGCAGCGGGCTGAGGCTTCTGTTCCTGTTCCTCGCGCGGCGGGATGACTTGTGGGGCTGCACCTTTCGGGACCTCGGCGGCGACGGTGTCACCCTCGGCGGGCGGTGCGAAGACCTCGGTCTCGGGGTCGGGAGGGGTGTCGATCTTCTGGGTCGACCCGGCGTCGAATCCGGAGGGCGCGGTGAAACGCCGCTCTTCGCTGCGCGCCACCGCCTCGGTGACCTCGTCGGCCGAGCCGATGATCTCGGTCGCCGGCTCGGTCACGTCTGACATCCGCGGTAGCTTGACCTGCTCGGTCGGCGTATCACTGTGATCGGTGGGTGGTCCAGCCTGCTCGTCAGGTCCCGTTGGGTTCGACATCCCTGCTGCGGTCCTCCCGTACGTCGGTACCGGTGGAGCTTATCGGTCGGTGCACAATAGGCCCATGACACGGATGGGTGATTTGTTGGGGCCGGATCCGGTGCTCCTTCCCGGGGACCCTGAGGCCGAGGACGAATTGGCTGCGGGGGAGAAGGCTGCCGTGGTGGCCGCTGCCCACCCGTCGGCGTCGATCGCCTGGGCGGTGCTGGCGGAGAAGGCGCTCGCGGACGACAAGGCCGTCACCGCATATGCCTACGCCCGCACCGGATATCACCGCGGGCTCGATCAGTTGCGCCGCAACGGCTGGAAGGGTTTCGGCCCGGTGCCGTTCGCTCATGAGCCGAATCAGGGCTTCCTGCGGTGTGTGGCCGCGCTGGCCCGGGCCGCCGACGACATCGGCGAGACCGACGAGTTCCAGCGGTGCCTCGATCTGCTCGACGACTGCGATCCGTCCGCGCGCGGCGAGCTCGGCCTGGCCTGAGCCTCACTCAGTCCTTCGCCTCGCAGGAGCAGTCTTCGGCGGAGGTGGGCGGCTCCACCTGCACGGTGGCGTGTGCCAGCCCGCGCGCGTTCAACACCGCGCGGGCGTCGTCGAGCACCCGGGCGGTGTCGGCGCTGCTGGTCAGGTGCGCGGTGACCATGTCCTTGCCGGGCACGAGCGTCCACACGTGCAGGTCGTGCACCTCGGTCACGTCGTCCACCGATTCGAGCGCAGCCCGCAACTCGTTCACGTCGATGTGCTGCGGCGACGATTCGCTGAGGATCCGCAGCGCGGCGCGGGCCAGCGCGATGGCCCGGGGCAGCACCCACAGGGCGACCAGGACCGCGACCACCACGTCGGCGTAGGGCCAGCCGGTGGTGACGGTGACGATGCCGGCGATCAGGACGCCGATGCTGCCGACGGTGTCGGCCATGACCTCCATGTACGCGCCCTTGACCGCCAGGCTGTCCTTGGACTGCGAGCGCAGCAGCATCACCACGACGGCGTTGGCGGCCAATCCGGCAAGCGCGACGACGATCATCGGCACGCCAGGAACCTCAGGCGCGTTGCCGAGCCGTTCGAACGCCTCGTACAGGATGAAGGCCGCCACACCCAGCAGGAGGGCGGCATTGGCCACGGCGGTGAACACCTCCGCGCGGTGCCAACCGTAGGTGCGGGCCGGCGACGAGCTACCGCGCTTGGCCAGCAGTACCGCGGTCAACCCCATGAACATCGCGACCAGGTCGGTGAGCATGTGGCCGGCGTCGGCGAGCAGGGCGATCGAGTTGATCAGCAGTGCGGTGACCAACTCGAGGACGAAGAACGCACTGAGGATCGCCGCGGCGATGATCATCCTGCTGACGCGGGTATCGCTGCTGTGGCTGTGATCGTGGCCGGCACCCATGTCTCGAAATATATGCGGAAATACGCATATGTGGCAAGCGTCAGAGCCAGGCGGACCAGAACCGGGTCAGCTGGCTGCCGATCGACACCAGCTGGCTGGGCACGCCGGAGAGGTCGACGAACCAGAACACCACCGAGAAGAACCAGCGGTTGAGCGTCGGCGTGAACAGCAGGATCAGCAGGATGAACAGGCCCCATTGTTTGGCCGGCGCGAGCGCCCGTTGGGTGTCGGGGCTCAGGTGCGGTTCCAGTGCGCCGTAGCCGTCCAGCCCGGGGACCGGAAGCAGGTTCAGCACTACCGCGGTGACCTGCAGGAACCCCAGGAAAGCCAAGCCGGACCAGAACACGCTGTGGGTCGGGTCGAAGAAGATTCGGGTGACGCCGAGCAGCAGGACCGCCAGCACCAGGTTGGCCGCCGGGCCGGCCAGACTGACCAGGGTTTTTTGCCGAGCCGTCATCCAGGACGTGCGGACATAGACCGCCCCACCGGGCAGCCCGATGCCGCCGAGGGCGATGACGAGCACCGGAAATCCCAGCGACAGCAGCGGATGGGAGTACTTGAACGGGTTCAGCGTCAGATACCCGCGGACCGCGACGTCGTGGTCCCCGAACCGCCACGCGGTGAAGGCATGGCCGAATTCATGCAGGCACAGCGACACCAGCCAGCCTGCGATGACCAGGATGAAAACGCCGACGTAGGACAGCGGCTTGACGTTGTCGGCCGCGAGCCAGGCCACCACCCCACCCGCGGCGGCGAGCGCGACGACGGCCAGGAATACCGGGCTCGGCCGGACCGACTGATGCAGCGGGCGGATGTTCACGATTCGACGCTACGGCAATCCGGCGGGGCTCAGCCGCCCCTTGGGCGCAGCTCAGCCGACGCGCAGCCAACCCTCGGTGTGCCGGTAGAACGTCGAGCGCCGGACGGTCCGCGGCGCGGGCACGCCGTCGCGGATCACCTGCGCACCCGGAGTGCCCAGTTGTGCGGCGCGTCCGGCCACCCACCGGCGCGGTCGGCCCCGGTCCGACAGCACGCTCGCGCGCAGTCCCGGCATGCTCAGCGTCGGCTCGACCCGGACACCCGGCGCCTCGCCGTCGAACAGCACGATGTCGTCGACGATGGCTTCACCCTCGAGAGGTCCCCCCTCGGGTCCACGCCATTGCGCCGCGCTGACCAGCACTGTTCCCGTCTCGTCGCGGATCAGCGGGACACGCCGGGCGGGGGCCCTGAGGGCGCGGCGAGCCGACCAGCTGCCGGTGGCCGCAGCGACCTCGATGTCGAGCCGGTCGGCGCGCAGCAACGCGCTGAGCACGGCTGCCAGCTCGGCTTCACCGCCGGTCACGACCAGTCTGCGGGGTGTGCCGAGGTCCTCGACATCAACCCTCGGCAGGTTGCGGAGCGGGCGCGGAACGGGCGTAGTGCCGACCACCGCAACCCCGTCTGAGGTGGTCAAAACTGCTCCTTGCGGTCAGACAAATGTGTTCCTGGCGTGAGCTGGGATAAGGTGACCTACCGGCTGCATCACACTAGTGCGGAAGATTAGGCGGGAGATTACGCCATGCCGGCAATCGTCCTCATCGGCGCCCAATGGGGTGACGAGGGCAAAGGTAAAGCCACCGATCTGCTCGGTGGACGCGTGCAGTGGGTGGTTCGCTACCAGGGGGGTAACAACGCCGGTCATACCGTCGTACTGCCCACCGGAGAGAACTTCGCACTGCACCTGATCCCTTCGGGCATCCTGACACCAGGGGTCACCAACGTCATCGGCAACGGCGTGGTGGTCGATCCGGGTGTGCTGCTCACCGAGCTCCAGGGCCTGGAAGACCGCGGCGTCGACACCTCGGGCCTGCTGATCTCCGCCGACGCCCACCTGCTCATGCCGTATCACGTCGCCATCGACAAGGTGGTCGAGCGATACGCCGGCAGCAAGAAGATCGGCACCACCGGCCGCGGCATCGGTCCCTGCTACCAGGACAAGATTGCCCGCATCGGCATCCGGGTCGCCGACGTGCTCGACGAGCAGTTGCTGGCCGAAAAGATCGAGGGCGCACTGGAATTCAAGAACCAGGTGCTGGTCAAGATCTACAACCGCAAGGCGCTCGAACCGGCCGAGGTTCTTGAGAACCTGCTGACTCAGGCCGAAGGCTTCAAGCACCGCATCGCCGATGCCCGGCTGCTGCTCAACCAGGCGCTGGAAAAGGGCGAGACCGTGCTGCTGGAAGGGTCGCAGGGCACCCTGCTCGACGTCGACCACGGCACCTATCCGTTCGTCACCTCGTCGAACCCGACCGCGGGCGGCGCCGCCGTCGGCTCCGGGATCGGCCCGACGCGGATCACCACGGTGCTGGGAATCCTCAAGGCCTACACCACTCGTGTCGGGTCCGGTCCGTTCCCGACCGAGCTGTTCGACGAGCACGGTGCCTATCTGGCCAAGACCGGCGGTGAGGTCGGAGTGACCACCGGCCGGGCCCGGCGCTGTGGCTGGTTCGACGCGGTGATCGCGCGGTACGCCACGCGGGTCAACGGCATCACCGACTACTTCCTGACCAAGCTCGACGTCCTGTCCAGCCTGGAGACCGTGCCGGTGTGCGTCGGCTACAAGGTGGACGGCAAGCGCACCAACGAGATGCCGATGACGCAGTCCGACATCGCCCGCGCCGAGCCGATCTACGAGGAGCTGCCCGGTTGGTGGGAGGACATCTCCGCCGCCCGTGAGTTCTCGGATCTGCCCGCCAAGGCTCAGGACTATGTGCTGCGACTGGAAGAGCTTGCCGGCGCGCATGTTTCGTGCATCGGTGTGGGTCCGGGCCGCGAGCAGACGATCGTGCGTCGTGACATCCTGGCCGCCAAGTGACGGACGAGCGGCCATCGGTCTTCGAACAGCACGGCGGATTCCCGGTATTCGAATCGGCCGATCCCGGACCGGGTTTCGCGCGTTTCCTGACCGCGATGCGCCGGGCGCAGGATCTGGCCGTGTCGGCCAACCCGGACAGCGACACCTGGGACGACGCGGCTGACCGAGTCGAAGAGCTCGTCAAGCTGCTCGGACCCTATGAGGCGGCCGAGGGCGTCGGCCCGGCCAACCGGGTGCCGTCCCTGCCGGGTGTCGGCAGTCTGCTGATGCCGCCGTTCACCGTGGCGAAGTTCGAGCCCGACGGCGTCGAATTGAAGGTCGAGTTCAGCCGGTTCCACGTCGGCGGCAACTATGCGGTGCACGGTGGTGTGCTGCCGCTGCTGTTCGATTCGGTGTTCGGCATGGTGATCCATGCCGCCGGCCGGCCGATCAGTCGCACCGCGTTCCTACATGTGGACTACCGCAAGGTCACGCCCATCGACACCGAGCTGACCGCGCGTGGCTGGGTACGTGAGGCCGAGGGCCGCAAGGCATTTGTGAACGCCGAACTGCGTGACCCCGACGAGAACCTGCTCGCCGAGGCCAACGGCCTGATGCTCAGATTGCTGCCCGGTCAACCCTGAGTCGTGTCACGATGGCGCGGTGGTTCAACAACACCTGCACCGTCTGTCGACGCCACGGGCGGCTGCCTTGGCGGGCGTACTGTTCGCCGTGCTGTTCGGGGTGGCCCTGGTCCTGATCCGCACGGCGCTGCCCGAGGGGGCCGAGCCCGGTTCGCAATGGATCGACGGCGCGACCACGCGATTGCGCGTGGCATCGGTGTTGATGCCGTTCGCCGGTATCGCGTTCCTGTGGTTCATCGGGGTGGTGCGTGACGGCTTCGGCCGCTACGAGGACCGGTTCTTCTCGTCGGTGTTCCTCGGCAGCGGAATCCTGTTCTTGGCGATGATGTTCGTTTCATCAGCCGTCGGTGCCGGGCTGATCGCCAGCCGGGCCGGGATTTCCGACGCCGACGCCTACAGCCACGTCGCGACATTCGGGCAGATGGTGCTGATGGCGCTGAGCAAGACTTACGGCGTCCGGATGGCCGCCGTGTTCATGATGTCGCTGGCGACGATCTGGCTGAAGACGGGCTTGATGCCGCGCCCGCTCGTGTACACGACCTACCTTGTCGCAGTGGGGCTTCTGATCGCAGGCAATGTCAGCATGTGGATCGTGCTGGCCTTCCCGCTGTGGGTGCTTGCCGTCAGTGTCCTGATCCTGATCCGGGCTGGGGTGATCGACCTGCACGGGGAGCGGGAGCCTTCCGAGTAGTCCCGTCGGATTCATCTCGGTGCGTCGGTAGCCCATGGCAGAAACGAATGTATGTTCGGCTTCTGGGCGGTGGTACCGCCCGCGTCACTCCCCGGTGAGTTTCAATGCCGACGCGGGGCATAGCTTGACGGCCTGGCGCGCTTGATCGATCTGATCGTCGGGCACCTCGTCGACGAGGACTTCGACCACGCCGTCCTCGTCTTGGTCGAAGATGACGTCGGAGATCATCACGCAGTTGCCCGATGCGATGCAGGCGTCCTGATCTGCTTCTACTTTCATGGCACTCACCACGTTACCGCCAACGATTTGAGCCCGTAGATGAAGTGAAAAGACCGGTACTGCACGGCTTCGAACGGTTCCGCGAGGGCCAGGGCAGGGAACCGCCGCAGCAGCGCCGGGAAGGCGATCCGCATCTCCATGCGGGCCAGTGGGGCGCCGAGGCAGTGGTGCACGCCGTGGCCGAAGGCCAGATGACCGGGTGCGCCTCGGCGGACGTCGAGCGTGTCAGGGCTGTCGATGAAAGCGGGGTCGCGGTTGCCGGCGGGCAGTGAGGCAAAGACCAACTCGCCCGCGGGAATCCGCACGCCGGCCACCTCGACGTCGGTGGTGGTGAAGCGCGGGATGGCGTTCTGCACGATGGACAGCCAGCGCAGGAGTTCCTCGACGGCCGGGCCGACGGCGTCCGGGTCGTCGCGTACCGCGGCCAACTGTTCGGGGTGGCGCAGCAGCGCCAGGACACCGAGGCCCAGCATGTTCGACGTGGTCTCGTGTCCGGCGAGCAGCAGCAATCCGGCGATGCCGACGAGTTCGTCGTCGCTCAGTTCCGCGCCGTGGTCGCGGATCAGCATCCCGAGGATGTCCTCGCCCGGATTCTGGCGGGCCCGCCCGACCAGGCCGCGCATGTAGTCACGGCTCTGCCGTTGCAGCGCAAGGCGTTCCGCAATGGGCAGGGACAGGTCGAGCTGGAGTGTCGAGCGGTGCTGGAAGTCGTCGCGGTCCTCGTAGGGCACCCCGAGGAGTTCACAGATCACCAATGAGGGAATGGGGAGCGCGAAATCGGCCACCAGGTCCGATGGCGGGCCGGCCGCGGCCATCGCATCGAGTCGGGCTTCGATGATCTCGACGATGCGTGGTTCGAGCCGTTTCATCCGGCGGATGGTGAACTCCGCGGTGAGCATGCGGCGTAGTCGCTGGTGTTCAGGCGGGTCGAGGCCCAACAGATTGCCTGCGCGAGCGCTGGCCAGCTCTTCGTCGGACATCTCAGGAGCCCCGGGCAGGGTGAAACCCGGCGGCCTGCTGTTGGAAAACCGCTCGTGGTCACCCAACACCGCCTTGACGTCCTCGTGTCGGGTGATCAGGTACACCGGGTTGCCGAGCGCGCTGATCACGGTGCGCACGCCGTCGTCCGCGCGGATCGCACCCAGTTCGGGTGTCGGGTCGAAGGCGTTGCGCCGCATGTGTACTGGCGGCAGCGTAATCGGCGCACTCATGCCACGACGCTACCCGCGGGCGAAGAACTCCCTGATCAACGTGTTGACAAGGCGTGGGTTCTCCAGCGCCGCCAGGTGGGCGACTCCGTCGAGCACGGTCACCTCGGCCGCGGGGATGGCGTCGGCCATCGCGATGGTCTCCTCGATCGGAAACGTCGCGTCTTCGTCGCCGGCGACCACGAGTGCCGGTGCGCTCACCCGCGCGAGCAACGCCCGCTGGTCCGGGCGGCGCGGCACCACGCTCTTCACCGCCCACGCGGCGGAATCAACGTCGACCCGGTGCGTCGCGTCCCGCACGAAGGCGACCACCTCTGGACGTGTGCGAAACGTGGTCGGGCCCAGAAAAGCCGACAGCACCGACCTGGTGAGTGGGCCGCGGATGCCGCCGAGCGCTCTGGCCATCTGCAACAGGAGGCCGTACTCGACCTTCTGCCGCATCCCGGCTGCCGACGCCGTGCAGTTCATCAGCACGGCCCGGCCGATGCGGTCCGGATACGAGGCCGCGAACGTCCCGCCGATCATTCCGCCCCACGAGTTGCCGACGAAGTGGGCGCGTTCGACGCCCACACCGTCGAGTATGTCGGCGACGGTATCGGCGCAGTCGGCGAAACTGAATGGTGCGGTGAGCTTTTCGCTGTCTCCATGGCCAGGCGGGTCGACCAGGATCACCCGATGATCGGGCTCGAACTCCTGCGCCTGTGCGGTCCACATTCGGCCGGTCATCAGCAGGCTGGGCCAGAACAAGATGGTTTCGCCGTCACCCCGGACCTCGACGCGGATCCGGCCGAGTTTCGTGGGCAGTCGCAATTCCTGCACAGCTGCCAAGCTAGCGCTCAGCCCGCAAACCCGGCCACCAGATCCGTGGGCCGATCAATGTGAACAGTGCCGGGATGATCACCGTGCGCACCACGAAGGTGTCCAGCAGGATGCCCAGCCCGACGATGATCCCGAGCTGGGTCAGCACGATCAGCGGCAGCACGCCCAGCACACAGAACACCGCCGCCAGCAGCACACCGGCACTCGTGATCACCGCTCCGGTGGCCGA
Above is a window of Mycolicibacterium boenickei DNA encoding:
- a CDS encoding Rv0361 family membrane protein, with protein sequence MSNPTGPDEQAGPPTDHSDTPTEQVKLPRMSDVTEPATEIIGSADEVTEAVARSEERRFTAPSGFDAGSTQKIDTPPDPETEVFAPPAEGDTVAAEVPKGAAPQVIPPREEQEQKPQPAARRSWGWVVAVVLVIAALVAIAVLGTVLLTRKSSSAASQEDDVRETIQNFDSAIQRGDLSALRSMTCGTTSDNYVKYDQKAWDETHARVAAAKQYPVVASIDQVVVNGDHAEANVTSFMAFAPQTRSTRSFDLQFRDNQWKICQAPTG
- a CDS encoding DUF3151 domain-containing protein: MTRMGDLLGPDPVLLPGDPEAEDELAAGEKAAVVAAAHPSASIAWAVLAEKALADDKAVTAYAYARTGYHRGLDQLRRNGWKGFGPVPFAHEPNQGFLRCVAALARAADDIGETDEFQRCLDLLDDCDPSARGELGLA
- a CDS encoding cation diffusion facilitator family transporter, with the protein product MGAGHDHSHSSDTRVSRMIIAAAILSAFFVLELVTALLINSIALLADAGHMLTDLVAMFMGLTAVLLAKRGSSSPARTYGWHRAEVFTAVANAALLLGVAAFILYEAFERLGNAPEVPGVPMIVVALAGLAANAVVVMLLRSQSKDSLAVKGAYMEVMADTVGSIGVLIAGIVTVTTGWPYADVVVAVLVALWVLPRAIALARAALRILSESSPQHIDVNELRAALESVDDVTEVHDLHVWTLVPGKDMVTAHLTSSADTARVLDDARAVLNARGLAHATVQVEPPTSAEDCSCEAKD
- a CDS encoding site-2 protease family protein, translated to MNIRPLHQSVRPSPVFLAVVALAAAGGVVAWLAADNVKPLSYVGVFILVIAGWLVSLCLHEFGHAFTAWRFGDHDVAVRGYLTLNPFKYSHPLLSLGFPVLVIALGGIGLPGGAVYVRTSWMTARQKTLVSLAGPAANLVLAVLLLGVTRIFFDPTHSVFWSGLAFLGFLQVTAVVLNLLPVPGLDGYGALEPHLSPDTQRALAPAKQWGLFILLILLFTPTLNRWFFSVVFWFVDLSGVPSQLVSIGSQLTRFWSAWL
- a CDS encoding adenylosuccinate synthase, whose amino-acid sequence is MPAIVLIGAQWGDEGKGKATDLLGGRVQWVVRYQGGNNAGHTVVLPTGENFALHLIPSGILTPGVTNVIGNGVVVDPGVLLTELQGLEDRGVDTSGLLISADAHLLMPYHVAIDKVVERYAGSKKIGTTGRGIGPCYQDKIARIGIRVADVLDEQLLAEKIEGALEFKNQVLVKIYNRKALEPAEVLENLLTQAEGFKHRIADARLLLNQALEKGETVLLEGSQGTLLDVDHGTYPFVTSSNPTAGGAAVGSGIGPTRITTVLGILKAYTTRVGSGPFPTELFDEHGAYLAKTGGEVGVTTGRARRCGWFDAVIARYATRVNGITDYFLTKLDVLSSLETVPVCVGYKVDGKRTNEMPMTQSDIARAEPIYEELPGWWEDISAAREFSDLPAKAQDYVLRLEELAGAHVSCIGVGPGREQTIVRRDILAAK
- a CDS encoding PaaI family thioesterase, which produces MTDERPSVFEQHGGFPVFESADPGPGFARFLTAMRRAQDLAVSANPDSDTWDDAADRVEELVKLLGPYEAAEGVGPANRVPSLPGVGSLLMPPFTVAKFEPDGVELKVEFSRFHVGGNYAVHGGVLPLLFDSVFGMVIHAAGRPISRTAFLHVDYRKVTPIDTELTARGWVREAEGRKAFVNAELRDPDENLLAEANGLMLRLLPGQP
- a CDS encoding ferredoxin, encoding MKVEADQDACIASGNCVMISDVIFDQDEDGVVEVLVDEVPDDQIDQARQAVKLCPASALKLTGE
- a CDS encoding cytochrome P450: MSAPITLPPVHMRRNAFDPTPELGAIRADDGVRTVISALGNPVYLITRHEDVKAVLGDHERFSNSRPPGFTLPGAPEMSDEELASARAGNLLGLDPPEHQRLRRMLTAEFTIRRMKRLEPRIVEIIEARLDAMAAAGPPSDLVADFALPIPSLVICELLGVPYEDRDDFQHRSTLQLDLSLPIAERLALQRQSRDYMRGLVGRARQNPGEDILGMLIRDHGAELSDDELVGIAGLLLLAGHETTSNMLGLGVLALLRHPEQLAAVRDDPDAVGPAVEELLRWLSIVQNAIPRFTTTDVEVAGVRIPAGELVFASLPAGNRDPAFIDSPDTLDVRRGAPGHLAFGHGVHHCLGAPLARMEMRIAFPALLRRFPALALAEPFEAVQYRSFHFIYGLKSLAVTW
- a CDS encoding alpha/beta fold hydrolase — protein: MQELRLPTKLGRIRVEVRGDGETILFWPSLLMTGRMWTAQAQEFEPDHRVILVDPPGHGDSEKLTAPFSFADCADTVADILDGVGVERAHFVGNSWGGMIGGTFAASYPDRIGRAVLMNCTASAAGMRQKVEYGLLLQMARALGGIRGPLTRSVLSAFLGPTTFRTRPEVVAFVRDATHRVDVDSAAWAVKSVVPRRPDQRALLARVSAPALVVAGDEDATFPIEETIAMADAIPAAEVTVLDGVAHLAALENPRLVNTLIREFFARG